From Solidesulfovibrio carbinoliphilus subsp. oakridgensis, the proteins below share one genomic window:
- a CDS encoding helix-turn-helix transcriptional regulator — MHGNIPFPASGFVRIKQIIGDRKAGEAGPIPISRSAWWQGVKDGRFPAGVKLGPRMTAWRAEDINALIERLGA; from the coding sequence ATGCACGGCAACATCCCATTTCCCGCTTCTGGTTTCGTCCGGATCAAGCAAATCATTGGCGACCGCAAGGCCGGCGAGGCCGGACCCATTCCGATTTCCCGGTCTGCGTGGTGGCAAGGCGTCAAAGACGGCCGCTTTCCCGCTGGGGTGAAACTCGGACCCCGGATGACGGCATGGCGCGCCGAGGACATCAACGCCCTGATTGAAAGGTTGGGGGCGTAA
- a CDS encoding 16S rRNA (uracil(1498)-N(3))-methyltransferase, translating to MTVGRPDAFYLPPEAFAAPFALTGGEAHHCVRVLRKRPGEVVRAFDGLGREGLFTIMDVARDRVELEVLSVTEAPRPECRLHLAAGFSRSARRDFFLEKSVELGAAGIVFWQAEHSQGRMPAVPKEAWTATLVAAAKQCGAARLPALSVVPGGAAGLAALGSGFDRRYLLWEAPGLSRRLALADVAVPGNALFVLGPEGGLTDAEAETCVSAGFAALSLGDRVLRWETAGLAVLALALAAGGGSALCPT from the coding sequence ATGACTGTGGGACGTCCGGACGCATTTTATCTGCCGCCAGAGGCCTTTGCCGCGCCCTTTGCCCTGACCGGCGGCGAGGCCCATCACTGCGTCCGGGTCCTGCGCAAGCGGCCGGGCGAGGTGGTCCGGGCCTTTGACGGCCTGGGCCGGGAAGGGCTTTTCACCATCATGGATGTAGCCCGGGACCGCGTGGAACTGGAAGTTCTGTCCGTGACCGAAGCGCCGCGGCCCGAATGCCGCCTCCATCTGGCGGCCGGGTTTTCCCGCTCGGCCAGACGCGACTTTTTCCTGGAAAAATCCGTGGAACTCGGCGCGGCCGGCATCGTCTTCTGGCAGGCCGAACACAGCCAGGGCCGGATGCCGGCCGTTCCCAAGGAGGCCTGGACCGCAACGCTCGTGGCCGCGGCCAAGCAGTGCGGCGCGGCCCGGCTGCCGGCCCTCTCGGTTGTGCCCGGCGGTGCGGCCGGCCTGGCCGCCCTGGGGAGCGGATTCGACCGCCGCTACCTCCTGTGGGAAGCCCCGGGCCTGTCCCGGCGGCTGGCCCTGGCCGACGTGGCCGTCCCGGGCAACGCGCTTTTTGTCCTCGGTCCGGAAGGCGGACTCACGGACGCCGAGGCCGAAACCTGCGTCAGCGCCGGCTTTGCCGCCCTAAGCCTCGGGGACCGGGTCCTGCGCTGGGAGACGGCGGGCCTGGCCGTCCTGGCCCTGGCCCTGGCCGCCGGAGGCGGATCCGCCCTCTGCCCCACCTGA
- a CDS encoding rod shape-determining protein: MFFSNFFRFLGKDLAMDLGTANTLLYTASDGIVLNEPSVVAIDTRSGDLIAVGAEAKEFLGRTPERIRAIRPMKDGVIADFEVTRAMIAFFIRKVLAGFRFAKPKIVICVPTGITQVEKRAVVESAQMAGARDVKLVEEPMAAAIGAGLPIDKPSGNMVVDIGGGTTEVAVISLSAIAYAESVRVAGDELNETIQRFVQDEFQVLIGENMAEEIKIRIGSAMPLPEPRSMEVAGKSLIDGTPTMVTVTDAHIREAIKEPVNIIVGAVRKALEKTPPELVADIAKNGLLLAGGGALLAGLDVRISQETNLSVLLDDAPLTTVVRGTGRSMEDRVRYKDVFIN, translated from the coding sequence ATGTTCTTCAGCAATTTCTTCCGTTTTCTCGGGAAAGACCTGGCCATGGACCTGGGCACGGCCAATACGCTGCTTTATACCGCAAGCGACGGCATCGTCCTCAACGAGCCGTCGGTGGTGGCCATTGACACCCGAAGCGGCGACCTGATCGCGGTCGGCGCCGAGGCCAAGGAGTTCCTCGGCCGCACGCCCGAGCGCATCCGGGCCATCCGTCCCATGAAGGACGGCGTCATCGCCGACTTCGAGGTGACGCGGGCCATGATCGCCTTTTTCATCCGCAAGGTCCTGGCCGGCTTCCGTTTCGCCAAGCCCAAGATCGTCATCTGCGTGCCGACCGGCATCACCCAGGTCGAGAAGCGGGCCGTGGTCGAATCGGCCCAGATGGCCGGCGCCCGCGACGTCAAGCTGGTGGAGGAGCCCATGGCCGCGGCCATCGGGGCCGGGCTGCCCATCGACAAGCCGTCCGGCAACATGGTGGTCGACATCGGCGGCGGCACGACCGAAGTGGCCGTCATCTCGCTTTCGGCCATCGCCTACGCCGAATCCGTGCGCGTGGCCGGGGACGAGCTCAATGAAACCATCCAGCGGTTCGTGCAGGACGAATTCCAGGTCCTCATCGGCGAGAACATGGCCGAGGAGATCAAGATCCGGATCGGCTCGGCCATGCCCCTGCCCGAGCCCCGGTCCATGGAAGTGGCCGGGAAATCGCTCATCGACGGCACCCCGACCATGGTGACCGTGACCGACGCCCATATCCGGGAGGCCATCAAGGAGCCGGTCAACATCATTGTGGGCGCGGTTCGGAAAGCTCTCGAAAAGACGCCACCCGAGCTGGTGGCCGACATCGCCAAAAACGGCCTGCTCCTGGCCGGCGGCGGGGCTCTTCTGGCCGGGCTCGATGTCCGGATCAGCCAGGAGACCAATCTTTCGGTTCTTCTCGACGACGCGCCCCTGACCACGGTGGTCCGCGGCACGGGCCGGTCCATGGAGGACCGGGTGCGCTACAAGGACGTCTTTATCAACTAA
- a CDS encoding tyrosine-type recombinase/integrase, which yields MPKKTIPLTDVAIRNAKAADKPVKMFDGAGLFLQVTPTGGKLWRFKYLFDGKEKLLALGKWPDVGLKMARQRRDEARALVAQGVDPSEKRKQDRADAEGQAVENANTFAVVARDWHAKQVKVWSEGHAAKILARMEQHLFPVFGNIPITTLRAPAILPTLRDIEDKGNHETAKRLRQYCEAVFTFAISTGIAERNVGADLRGALAPCRATNRPAIIDPKGVAQLLRAIDGYQGSPVTVAALRLAPLVFVRPGELRQAEWSEIDLDAADGPRWSIPAEKMKMRRDHVVPLSKQAVDIITEIYSLTGQDRYLFPCNRTKGRCMSNMALNAALRRMGYEQGEMCAHGFRAMASTLLNELGWNSDLIERQLAHAERNSIRAAYNRAEYLPERRRMMQAWADYLDMLKAGAKVTPLHATAGE from the coding sequence ATGCCGAAAAAGACGATACCCCTAACGGATGTTGCCATCCGAAATGCCAAGGCCGCCGACAAGCCGGTGAAGATGTTCGACGGGGCCGGGCTGTTTCTCCAAGTTACCCCGACCGGCGGCAAGCTCTGGCGGTTCAAGTACCTCTTCGACGGCAAGGAAAAGCTGCTGGCGCTGGGCAAGTGGCCCGACGTGGGCTTGAAGATGGCCCGCCAACGGCGTGATGAAGCACGCGCCCTGGTCGCTCAGGGTGTGGACCCCTCCGAAAAGCGCAAGCAGGACAGGGCCGACGCCGAGGGCCAGGCCGTCGAAAATGCGAATACCTTTGCGGTGGTCGCCAGGGATTGGCACGCCAAGCAGGTGAAGGTGTGGAGCGAGGGCCACGCGGCCAAGATTCTGGCCCGCATGGAACAACACCTTTTCCCGGTTTTCGGCAACATCCCCATCACGACTCTTCGCGCCCCCGCCATACTGCCCACGCTCCGCGACATCGAGGACAAGGGCAACCATGAGACAGCCAAGCGCCTGCGCCAATACTGCGAAGCGGTTTTCACCTTCGCCATTTCCACGGGCATTGCCGAAAGAAACGTCGGGGCAGACCTGCGTGGGGCGCTTGCTCCCTGTCGGGCCACGAACCGGCCAGCCATCATTGATCCCAAAGGTGTAGCGCAACTGCTGCGGGCCATAGACGGGTATCAGGGAAGCCCCGTCACAGTGGCGGCTTTGCGGCTGGCCCCGTTGGTGTTCGTGCGCCCTGGCGAACTGCGGCAAGCGGAGTGGTCGGAAATCGACCTCGACGCCGCCGATGGCCCCCGCTGGTCCATCCCTGCCGAAAAGATGAAAATGCGGCGGGATCATGTCGTGCCGCTGTCGAAGCAGGCCGTGGACATCATCACTGAGATTTATTCCCTGACCGGCCAGGACCGCTACCTCTTCCCCTGCAACCGGACCAAAGGGCGCTGCATGTCGAACATGGCCTTAAACGCGGCCTTGCGGCGCATGGGGTACGAGCAAGGGGAAATGTGCGCCCACGGCTTCCGGGCCATGGCATCCACGCTTTTGAATGAACTTGGCTGGAACAGCGACCTTATCGAGCGCCAGCTTGCCCACGCCGAGCGTAATTCCATCCGTGCAGCCTACAACCGAGCCGAGTATTTGCCCGAGCGCCGCCGCATGATGCAAGCATGGGCCGACTACCTGGACATGCTCAAGGCCGGGGCGAAGGTGACGCCGCTGCACGCGACGGCCGGGGAATGA
- the gcvT gene encoding glycine cleavage system aminomethyltransferase GcvT: MEQLIQTPLSDWNRRHGAKMVPFAGFDMPVQYTSILAEHEQTRKKAAVFDICHMGEFYLSGQGAAKALSTALTHDLDTLAPGKCRYGFLLNEAGGVIDDLIIYCLGPDHYMLVVNGSRIAMDFETIKSRLPAGLSLVDASPDTAKIDLQGPLAFDVLRDRVPGDFSGLKYFNFAFTEFQGVKLMVSRTGYTGELGYELFLPAAAAEALWEALVADPRVAPAGLGARDTLRLEMGYPLYGQDLDEEHTPAEAGYGWLLTSPADYVGKGKAATVRQKLLALEIPGRRSARHGDAVLDKAGKTVGVVTSASFAPSLGHAVALAYVDAPAAEAKEFRVQAARTELPATKRALPFYRDATARKNVAG; this comes from the coding sequence GTGGAACAGCTCATCCAAACCCCTCTTTCGGACTGGAACAGGCGCCACGGGGCCAAGATGGTTCCGTTCGCCGGCTTCGACATGCCGGTGCAGTACACCTCCATTCTGGCCGAACACGAGCAGACCCGCAAAAAGGCCGCCGTGTTCGACATCTGCCACATGGGGGAGTTCTACCTCTCGGGCCAAGGCGCGGCCAAGGCGCTCTCGACCGCCCTCACCCACGACCTCGACACCCTGGCCCCGGGCAAATGCCGCTATGGCTTTCTGCTCAACGAGGCCGGCGGCGTCATCGACGACCTCATCATCTATTGCCTCGGTCCGGACCACTACATGCTCGTGGTCAACGGCTCGCGCATCGCCATGGACTTCGAGACGATCAAAAGCCGCCTGCCAGCCGGGCTCTCCCTTGTCGACGCCTCGCCCGACACAGCCAAAATCGACTTGCAGGGCCCGCTGGCCTTTGACGTGCTGCGGGACCGGGTGCCGGGCGATTTCTCGGGACTCAAGTACTTCAACTTCGCCTTCACCGAATTTCAAGGCGTAAAGCTCATGGTCAGCCGCACCGGCTACACCGGCGAACTCGGCTACGAGCTCTTCCTGCCGGCGGCGGCGGCCGAGGCCCTGTGGGAGGCCCTTGTGGCCGATCCGCGCGTGGCCCCGGCCGGTCTTGGCGCCCGCGACACCCTGCGCCTGGAGATGGGCTATCCGCTTTACGGCCAGGACCTGGACGAGGAGCATACCCCGGCCGAGGCCGGCTACGGCTGGCTTTTGACCTCCCCGGCCGACTACGTGGGCAAGGGCAAGGCAGCAACCGTGCGCCAGAAGCTCCTCGCCCTGGAAATCCCCGGCCGGCGTAGCGCCCGCCACGGCGACGCCGTCCTCGACAAGGCCGGCAAGACCGTCGGCGTGGTCACCAGCGCCTCCTTCGCCCCGAGCCTCGGCCATGCCGTGGCCCTGGCCTACGTGGACGCCCCGGCCGCCGAGGCCAAGGAATTTCGCGTCCAGGCCGCCCGCACCGAACTGCCCGCCACCAAACGCGCCCTGCCCTTTTACAGGGACGCCACGGCCCGCAAAAACGTGGCCGGGTAG
- a CDS encoding inositol monophosphatase family protein: MDRDLEGLLARTREAVAAAGERVRADFASPQGVRRKGRIDLVTATDMAVEAELKERLAAIVPDAVFLAEETAAATGLSGLTWIIDPVDGTTNFAHGFPFACTSVALYDGPEPLLGCVGAPLLDRFFWAGRGLGAWCNGQRLAVSQVAAPVDALVATGFPYAIRENLDEILADLRVMLAETQGIRRPGSAALDLCFVAAGHFDAFYEIGLHAWDVAAGLLLITEAGGTVTGYRPDGPYILGARRILATNGRLHQAMLQLLGE, translated from the coding sequence ATGGACAGGGACCTCGAAGGGCTCTTGGCCCGGACCCGGGAGGCCGTGGCCGCGGCCGGGGAGCGGGTGCGGGCCGATTTCGCCAGCCCGCAGGGCGTGCGGCGCAAGGGCCGCATCGATCTGGTCACGGCCACGGACATGGCCGTGGAGGCCGAGCTCAAGGAGCGGCTGGCCGCCATCGTGCCGGATGCGGTGTTTCTGGCCGAGGAGACGGCTGCGGCAACCGGGCTTTCGGGCCTGACCTGGATCATCGATCCGGTGGACGGCACCACCAATTTCGCCCACGGCTTTCCCTTCGCCTGCACCTCGGTGGCCCTGTACGACGGTCCCGAGCCGCTTCTCGGCTGCGTGGGCGCGCCGCTTCTGGACCGGTTTTTCTGGGCCGGGCGGGGCCTTGGGGCCTGGTGCAACGGGCAGCGCCTCGCCGTCTCGCAGGTCGCCGCTCCGGTCGATGCCCTGGTCGCCACCGGCTTTCCCTACGCCATCCGCGAGAACCTCGACGAGATCCTGGCCGACCTGCGCGTCATGCTGGCCGAGACCCAGGGCATCCGCCGGCCGGGTTCTGCGGCCCTGGACCTGTGTTTCGTCGCGGCCGGACATTTCGACGCCTTTTACGAGATCGGGCTGCACGCCTGGGACGTGGCCGCCGGCCTGCTCCTGATCACCGAGGCCGGGGGCACGGTCACGGGCTACCGGCCCGACGGCCCCTATATTCTCGGGGCCCGGCGCATCCTGGCCACCAACGGCCGTCTGCACCAAGCCATGCTCCAATTGCTCGGCGAGTGA
- a CDS encoding PilZ domain-containing protein — translation MDEDKRRRSRVCAQFDAYVYIDGEKIPVSTQNISMKGALFCPEPRLAAGRECTVVFSLAKDIKVRLKGTIVRSSHDGMAIDFESMDESAFFHLRNMVRYSAEDADKIDQELQIPAFEPLREGEHD, via the coding sequence ATGGACGAGGATAAACGCCGGCGCAGCCGGGTGTGCGCCCAGTTTGACGCCTATGTCTACATCGACGGGGAAAAAATCCCGGTCAGCACCCAAAACATCAGCATGAAGGGCGCGCTGTTCTGCCCGGAGCCCCGCCTGGCCGCAGGCAGGGAGTGCACGGTCGTCTTCAGCCTGGCCAAGGACATCAAGGTCCGCCTCAAGGGCACCATCGTGCGTTCCAGCCATGACGGCATGGCCATCGATTTCGAAAGCATGGACGAAAGCGCCTTTTTCCACCTGCGCAACATGGTCCGGTATTCCGCCGAGGATGCCGACAAGATCGACCAGGAACTGCAGATCCCGGCCTTTGAACCGCTCCGGGAGGGAGAGCACGATTGA
- a CDS encoding NUDIX hydrolase, translating to MAKKTAAGPPPELVDIVDGQDRPLLVMPLAEAHRQGLFHRSVRVLVYDARGKLYLQKRTADTRRYPGRFDLSATGHVRAGESRHEAAARKLYEELGLRTATLTLLDAAPANEDWGFEFVTLFSAGRTSEPLRPAPGEVAGGVFVDAAELAALTRDYRDWLTPAVVHFFEKNALFPRSR from the coding sequence TTGGCCAAAAAAACCGCCGCCGGCCCGCCGCCGGAACTGGTCGACATCGTGGACGGACAGGACCGCCCGCTCCTGGTCATGCCCCTGGCCGAAGCCCACCGCCAGGGACTTTTCCACCGCTCGGTCAGAGTGCTCGTCTACGACGCCCGCGGCAAGCTCTACCTGCAAAAACGCACGGCCGACACGCGGCGCTATCCCGGCCGCTTCGACCTGTCGGCCACGGGCCATGTCCGGGCCGGGGAATCGCGCCACGAGGCCGCCGCCCGCAAGCTCTACGAGGAACTGGGACTTCGCACGGCGACGCTCACCCTGCTCGACGCCGCCCCGGCCAACGAGGACTGGGGCTTCGAGTTCGTCACCCTCTTCTCGGCCGGCCGCACCAGCGAACCGCTGCGCCCCGCTCCCGGCGAAGTCGCGGGCGGCGTGTTCGTGGACGCGGCCGAACTGGCCGCCCTGACCCGGGACTACCGCGACTGGCTCACCCCGGCCGTGGTCCACTTCTTCGAAAAAAACGCCCTGTTTCCCCGATCGAGATGA
- a CDS encoding GAF domain-containing protein gives MTGTTFYEQLLAIVGNVFDAYSAVLFLPGPEGGTCRAVAAFSLGDALDRDAAIVPGMGLVGWIIREGKPLLISNFDQRRGVLGYYRGGEEERIRAFMGYPVAATGGALCLDSRKTYTFGDKDLKILSQFAELAGSHLARSREVETSLVDHGFYQCLRLISTLHKTKPKWEAFRSGLLGLLSQATGYQYCILTVRDESGRSYYLEGASENPFPGGRNVPQRFSVGQGLVGWVFKNQTPVYSGEKDEAGATGLPLFGLDVAAGDFKSVICLPIRFSRMTRGVLTLADRRPLPVTEELKAFAGMVAENLALFLENLHLRTRLGRPSA, from the coding sequence ATGACCGGAACCACTTTCTACGAACAGCTCCTGGCCATTGTCGGCAACGTCTTTGACGCCTATTCCGCGGTGCTGTTCCTGCCGGGACCCGAGGGCGGGACCTGCCGGGCCGTGGCCGCCTTCAGCCTCGGCGACGCCCTTGACCGCGACGCGGCCATCGTGCCGGGCATGGGGCTCGTCGGCTGGATCATCCGCGAGGGGAAACCCTTGCTCATCAGCAATTTCGACCAGCGCCGGGGCGTGCTCGGCTACTACCGGGGCGGCGAGGAGGAGCGCATCCGGGCTTTCATGGGCTATCCCGTGGCCGCGACCGGCGGGGCGCTTTGCCTCGACAGTCGCAAGACCTATACCTTCGGTGACAAGGATCTCAAAATCCTCTCCCAGTTCGCGGAGCTGGCCGGCAGCCACCTGGCCCGCAGCCGCGAGGTGGAGACGAGCCTGGTCGACCACGGTTTCTACCAGTGCCTGCGGCTCATATCCACCCTGCACAAGACCAAGCCCAAGTGGGAAGCCTTCCGTTCCGGGCTCCTCGGCCTGTTGTCCCAGGCCACGGGCTACCAGTACTGCATCCTGACCGTGCGCGACGAATCCGGCCGTTCCTACTACCTCGAAGGGGCCAGCGAGAACCCGTTTCCGGGCGGGCGCAACGTGCCCCAGCGTTTTTCCGTGGGCCAGGGGCTCGTGGGCTGGGTGTTCAAGAACCAGACCCCGGTCTATTCCGGCGAAAAGGACGAGGCCGGCGCCACGGGCCTGCCGCTTTTCGGCCTGGACGTGGCGGCCGGAGATTTCAAAAGCGTCATCTGCCTGCCGATCCGCTTCTCCCGGATGACCCGGGGCGTCCTGACGCTGGCCGACCGCCGGCCCCTGCCCGTGACCGAGGAGCTCAAGGCCTTCGCCGGCATGGTGGCCGAAAACCTGGCCCTTTTCCTGGAGAACCTGCACCTGCGCACCCGCCTCGGCCGGCCTTCGGCGTAG
- the secG gene encoding preprotein translocase subunit SecG, whose amino-acid sequence MTTLIITVHVLACVAVIILVLLQSGKEGMGVIFGGGSQSVFGSTGAGGLLVKLTALFGAIFLITSLVYNVYSGSHRRQAKSVMIDASGAPIAPPAGVAPDAAKGEEPKKGVTFEDLPAPVLPGTPTPGEGGAK is encoded by the coding sequence TTGACAACTCTCATAATTACTGTACATGTACTCGCCTGCGTCGCAGTCATCATCTTGGTCTTGCTCCAGTCGGGCAAGGAAGGGATGGGGGTCATCTTCGGCGGCGGCAGTCAGTCGGTGTTCGGAAGCACCGGAGCGGGCGGCCTGCTGGTCAAGCTGACGGCGCTTTTTGGAGCGATCTTTCTTATCACTTCGCTTGTCTATAATGTGTACTCGGGCTCGCACCGGCGTCAGGCCAAATCGGTCATGATCGACGCCAGCGGCGCCCCGATCGCGCCTCCGGCCGGGGTTGCCCCGGATGCGGCCAAAGGCGAGGAACCCAAGAAGGGCGTGACCTTCGAGGATCTCCCCGCCCCGGTCCTGCCCGGAACCCCGACACCGGGTGAAGGCGGAGCGAAGTAG
- the rimI gene encoding ribosomal protein S18-alanine N-acetyltransferase, with amino-acid sequence MRLGPESAAVLAVLEAKCFPDPWDLAAFAAAFARPAFAAYGIPAGTGLAAYATFHFLGDEFEVLNIATDPGLRGQGLAGKLFAHVLQHAAEMGMNRGYLEVRAGNVPARRLYARHGFIAVGLRKRYYTDTGEDALVMVREGAAGAAHPS; translated from the coding sequence ATGCGTCTTGGTCCCGAAAGCGCCGCCGTCCTGGCCGTCCTGGAAGCGAAATGCTTCCCCGATCCCTGGGACTTGGCCGCCTTTGCCGCCGCGTTCGCCCGGCCGGCTTTTGCCGCCTACGGCATCCCGGCCGGGACAGGGCTTGCGGCCTATGCCACTTTTCACTTTTTGGGCGACGAATTCGAGGTCCTCAATATCGCCACCGATCCGGGCCTGCGGGGCCAGGGGCTGGCGGGAAAGCTTTTCGCCCACGTCTTGCAACACGCGGCCGAAATGGGCATGAACCGGGGGTACTTGGAAGTCCGGGCCGGCAATGTCCCGGCCAGGCGGCTTTATGCCCGTCACGGATTTATCGCGGTGGGCCTGCGCAAACGGTATTATACCGACACCGGGGAGGACGCCCTGGTCATGGTCCGCGAGGGCGCGGCGGGCGCTGCCCACCCTTCCTGA
- a CDS encoding phosphoglycerate kinase → MALIRIDEIDISGKKLLIRVDYNVPLRGTDITDDLRIRASLPTLQYALSKNCALVLCSHLGKAKGAPDPKFSLAPAAERLSELIGREVKMAPDCLGEETKAMAAALGPGEILMLENLRFHPGETAGDRDFAKEVMSMAEVYVNDAFGTAHRPHASMVAFPAVAKQCCAGFLLMKEWKFLGEAVEAPTRPFVAVSGGAKVSSKLGVLKNLLDKVDAMVIGGAMANTFLAAQGYRVGKSLVEPDLYQEALDILKAAKEKGVGFYLPVDCIISYDAGKPLAEMRPAGQVPFAAIPDEAVVLDIGPVTAGLYALVIEPAKTVVWNGPMGAFENQAFAQGSYTLAHIIAGNNAVSIVGGGDTDVVVHQAGLADKMTFISTGGGASLEFLEGKELPAFKALKECQS, encoded by the coding sequence ATGGCCCTTATCCGTATCGACGAGATTGATATCAGCGGCAAGAAACTCCTCATCCGCGTGGACTACAACGTGCCGCTGCGTGGCACGGACATCACCGACGACCTGCGCATCCGGGCCAGCCTGCCCACCCTCCAATACGCGCTGTCGAAAAATTGCGCCCTTGTTTTGTGTTCCCACCTCGGCAAGGCCAAGGGTGCGCCCGACCCGAAATTTTCCCTGGCTCCGGCGGCCGAGCGCCTGTCCGAACTTATCGGCCGCGAGGTCAAGATGGCCCCGGACTGCCTGGGCGAGGAAACCAAGGCCATGGCCGCGGCCCTTGGGCCCGGCGAAATCCTCATGCTCGAAAACCTGCGTTTCCATCCTGGCGAAACGGCGGGAGATAGGGACTTCGCCAAGGAAGTCATGTCCATGGCCGAGGTCTACGTCAACGACGCCTTTGGCACGGCCCACCGGCCCCATGCCTCCATGGTGGCCTTCCCGGCCGTGGCCAAACAGTGTTGCGCCGGATTCCTGCTCATGAAGGAATGGAAGTTCCTGGGCGAGGCCGTCGAGGCCCCGACCCGGCCGTTCGTGGCCGTCTCGGGCGGAGCCAAGGTCTCTTCCAAGCTCGGGGTGCTCAAGAATCTGCTCGACAAGGTCGACGCCATGGTCATCGGCGGGGCCATGGCCAACACCTTCCTGGCCGCCCAGGGCTACAGGGTGGGCAAGTCCCTGGTCGAGCCGGACCTGTACCAGGAGGCGCTGGACATCCTCAAGGCGGCCAAGGAGAAGGGCGTGGGCTTTTACCTGCCTGTCGACTGCATCATCTCCTACGACGCGGGGAAGCCCCTGGCCGAGATGCGCCCGGCCGGGCAGGTCCCCTTTGCCGCCATCCCGGACGAGGCGGTCGTCCTTGACATCGGACCGGTGACGGCGGGACTTTACGCCCTGGTCATCGAGCCGGCCAAGACGGTCGTCTGGAACGGCCCCATGGGCGCGTTCGAAAACCAGGCCTTTGCCCAGGGCTCCTACACCCTGGCCCACATCATCGCGGGGAATAATGCCGTCAGCATTGTCGGTGGTGGCGACACGGACGTGGTGGTGCACCAGGCCGGTCTGGCCGACAAGATGACGTTCATCTCGACCGGCGGCGGGGCGTCCCTCGAATTTCTCGAAGGCAAGGAACTGCCGGCTTTCAAAGCCCTCAAGGAGTGCCAGTCATGA
- the tpiA gene encoding triose-phosphate isomerase: MKKLMAANWKMYKLAAEAGATASALAGKLDGRLPRDREVLVIPPFTALAATAKALAGQPGFSLGGQNFYPSKQGAFTGEIAPEMLLDAGCRYALAGHSERRHILGEDDVLVGRKTAFGLTCGLSMILCVGEKVEERQAGQVEAVLTRQLAAGLADVPADVSPDALAIAYEPVWAIGTGLTAGPAEVAEAHRVVRAFLVERFRPGGAKIRILYGGSVKPGNAGELLGIDNVDGVLVGGASLEAESFAAIVTA; this comes from the coding sequence ATGAAAAAGCTCATGGCCGCCAACTGGAAGATGTACAAGCTTGCCGCCGAGGCCGGGGCCACGGCTTCCGCGCTGGCCGGAAAACTGGACGGCCGGCTGCCCCGGGACCGCGAGGTGCTGGTGATCCCGCCTTTTACCGCCCTGGCCGCGACGGCCAAGGCCCTGGCCGGCCAGCCCGGATTTTCGCTTGGCGGGCAAAACTTCTACCCGTCGAAGCAGGGGGCCTTCACCGGCGAGATCGCGCCGGAGATGCTCCTGGACGCCGGTTGCCGCTACGCCTTGGCCGGCCACTCCGAGCGCCGGCACATCCTTGGCGAGGACGACGTCCTGGTCGGGCGCAAGACGGCCTTCGGGCTGACCTGCGGCCTGTCCATGATCCTGTGCGTGGGAGAGAAGGTAGAGGAGCGGCAGGCCGGGCAGGTCGAGGCGGTGCTGACGCGCCAGCTGGCGGCCGGGCTGGCCGATGTCCCGGCCGACGTAAGCCCGGACGCCCTGGCCATTGCCTACGAGCCGGTCTGGGCCATCGGCACGGGCCTGACCGCCGGGCCTGCCGAAGTGGCCGAGGCCCACCGCGTGGTGCGGGCCTTTCTGGTCGAACGGTTCCGACCGGGGGGGGCGAAAATCCGCATCCTCTATGGCGGCAGCGTGAAGCCCGGCAATGCGGGCGAACTTTTAGGGATTGACAACGTGGATGGAGTGCTGGTAGGTGGCGCAAGCCTTGAGGCTGAAAGCTTCGCGGCCATTGTGACGGCCTGA